In one Mucilaginibacter sp. PAMB04168 genomic region, the following are encoded:
- a CDS encoding O-antigen ligase family protein, translating into MDLKVTIEAWGGFKVFDFICLYCLVFLLKEFITINLNVNNNLYFLLFLLLGIVTLIGGLASEFPDKTYLNVVKTCTIFIFGRFLLTEIYKDPTFHYRAIKALKVAYFVSLAFLLLQVVVGLKLTFYPSLAPNTVDPVFKTIRYPGVFYDSQASGQFLAMGSFLFLYFEKNAPRKTAVLNYLVFAIAVAGVILAGSRAALGGLVLGLVVVIMLGSAQYRLYGSIVIGAGLIAYLVFTPSSGIFERAGSISEDYSFRASIWKEALQIAKKHPYLGIGSNNYQNYIMRHVQDQYLEVENNELVYFTQPENGYLKIMVELGYTGFAIFVLFLAIPILKGFINFFTGVYDRRVLLLIAALISWMVAFYTVYTISEFRLLIMITSMLILIISFPRNDYDANSAA; encoded by the coding sequence ATGGATCTCAAAGTAACCATTGAGGCCTGGGGTGGCTTTAAAGTGTTTGATTTTATTTGCCTTTACTGTCTTGTGTTCCTGCTTAAGGAGTTTATAACCATCAACCTGAATGTAAATAACAACCTTTACTTTTTGCTATTCCTGCTACTCGGCATTGTTACGCTTATAGGTGGCCTGGCATCTGAGTTTCCGGATAAAACATACCTTAACGTAGTAAAAACATGCACCATATTCATTTTTGGCCGGTTTTTGCTAACTGAGATTTATAAAGACCCAACGTTTCATTACCGGGCCATAAAAGCGTTAAAGGTTGCGTATTTCGTTTCGCTGGCTTTCCTGCTTTTGCAGGTAGTTGTAGGGCTTAAACTTACCTTCTATCCTTCACTGGCACCAAACACAGTCGACCCGGTATTTAAGACGATACGTTACCCCGGCGTATTTTACGATTCGCAGGCCAGCGGTCAGTTTCTGGCTATGGGCAGTTTTTTATTTTTATACTTTGAGAAAAACGCACCACGTAAAACAGCCGTACTTAACTACCTGGTATTTGCCATTGCCGTTGCAGGTGTAATACTGGCCGGCAGCCGGGCTGCATTAGGGGGCCTTGTTTTAGGTTTGGTTGTTGTAATCATGCTTGGGTCAGCCCAGTACCGGTTATACGGTAGCATTGTAATAGGCGCGGGTTTAATTGCTTACCTGGTATTCACGCCCTCATCAGGCATCTTTGAACGGGCTGGCAGTATTTCTGAAGACTACTCATTCCGTGCCTCTATTTGGAAAGAAGCTTTACAAATTGCTAAAAAGCACCCTTACCTGGGCATTGGCAGTAATAACTATCAGAACTATATTATGCGGCACGTACAGGATCAGTACCTGGAGGTGGAAAACAACGAGCTGGTTTACTTTACACAGCCCGAGAACGGCTACCTGAAAATTATGGTTGAACTGGGTTATACAGGCTTTGCCATATTTGTATTGTTTTTGGCCATACCTATCCTTAAAGGGTTCATTAACTTTTTTACAGGCGTGTACGACCGGCGTGTTTTATTGTTGATTGCGGCGCTCATTAGCTGGATGGTTGCCTTTTACACTGTTTATACTATATCCGAATTTCGGCTACTCATCATGATAACAAGCATGCTTATCCTGATTATATCATTCCCACGAAACGATTACGATGCTAACAGCGCAGCCTGA
- a CDS encoding oligosaccharide flippase family protein, producing the protein MLTAQPEKKNKLLQSSLVKNSAWGIIANILQIVFVCLFFAIVARKYHPDEFARFLISNTVYQIVAAFSSMGLGQWFIRQYVLEDDKLSFTSKFLKMQAGLGLLFMVVNILLALVIYPDAQIRILCFILGTNIIFDNFINAIKTLNIAEGEQKKTAVILAADGFLKLLVGCLLFIYPLSTVVLSVLMIVVRLLTVSLFIKVGSSNSISLKLLWQAQIVWEDVKQLVVKNWQFMVIGSISIIYWKIGNIIISKQLSLANVADYEIAFRIFSVLQIVPVVAASTVYPQFIKYYNEGRQADLKGFFHKVFMLYTAFAVLSYAFIYAFSGLIVPLAFGNNYPGAALCMQQMFLTFLLLPTVILQANIIVAIGLEKLDMWFNLLSLVINVIGCLIGLHFYKELYIVNYSIFISFFAFHVLQDVSLIRRKIMTVSHCLLFYVILLGTIVSCWYFSSIMNPYLFFVCFAAILTLVFMLYAFGQKRLNAGGLINEIKL; encoded by the coding sequence ATGCTAACAGCGCAGCCTGAAAAGAAAAATAAGCTCTTGCAATCATCGCTGGTTAAAAACAGCGCTTGGGGAATTATTGCCAATATTTTACAAATTGTATTTGTATGCCTTTTTTTCGCCATAGTAGCACGCAAGTACCATCCTGATGAGTTTGCCCGGTTTTTAATATCGAATACGGTATATCAAATCGTAGCAGCATTTTCATCGATGGGTTTGGGTCAGTGGTTTATTAGGCAGTATGTATTGGAGGATGATAAGCTATCATTTACCAGTAAGTTTTTGAAAATGCAGGCAGGCCTCGGCCTGCTGTTTATGGTGGTAAACATACTGCTTGCACTGGTTATATATCCTGATGCGCAGATTCGCATCTTATGCTTTATACTGGGTACCAACATCATTTTTGACAATTTTATTAATGCAATAAAAACCTTGAACATAGCAGAGGGTGAGCAAAAGAAGACGGCAGTCATCTTAGCGGCCGACGGCTTTTTAAAATTACTGGTAGGCTGCCTTCTGTTCATTTATCCTCTAAGCACCGTGGTGTTATCGGTATTGATGATTGTGGTACGTCTGTTAACGGTAAGCTTGTTCATTAAAGTAGGCTCATCAAACAGCATTAGTTTAAAACTGCTTTGGCAGGCGCAAATCGTATGGGAGGATGTGAAACAGCTGGTTGTTAAAAACTGGCAGTTTATGGTGATAGGCAGTATCTCTATTATTTACTGGAAAATTGGTAACATCATCATCTCCAAACAACTAAGCCTCGCCAATGTGGCCGATTATGAAATTGCTTTTCGCATTTTCTCTGTACTACAGATTGTACCGGTAGTAGCGGCATCAACGGTTTATCCGCAATTTATTAAATATTACAACGAAGGCAGGCAGGCAGATCTAAAGGGCTTCTTTCATAAGGTTTTTATGTTGTATACTGCTTTTGCGGTCCTATCGTATGCCTTCATCTACGCATTTTCTGGGCTCATTGTGCCTTTAGCGTTTGGTAATAATTATCCGGGTGCGGCACTTTGTATGCAGCAAATGTTTTTAACCTTTCTGCTGTTGCCTACGGTTATTTTACAAGCCAACATTATTGTAGCCATCGGGCTCGAGAAATTGGATATGTGGTTTAATCTGCTAAGCTTAGTTATTAATGTGATTGGCTGCTTAATTGGTTTACACTTTTACAAGGAGCTTTACATAGTGAACTACTCCATATTCATATCTTTCTTTGCATTTCATGTGCTGCAAGATGTATCGCTTATACGCCGTAAAATAATGACCGTGAGCCATTGCCTGCTATTTTACGTCATTTTATTAGGAACCATTGTAAGCTGCTGGTATTTCAGCTCTATAATGAACCCTTACTTGTTTTTTGTATGTTTTGCTGCAATTTTAACGCTTGTATTTATGTTATACGCCTTTGGGCAAAAACGATTAAATGCAGGCGGGCTAATTAATGAAATTAAACTGTAA